The following are encoded together in the Lactuca sativa cultivar Salinas chromosome 1, Lsat_Salinas_v11, whole genome shotgun sequence genome:
- the LOC111889601 gene encoding SKP1-like protein 14 — protein sequence MSPSSSWSRTVVLMSSDGETFEIYEAEAQPLLAIKNLIKPDCNKTCISIADVTRNTLAMIINYCRMHAEFADNDDLLTSFDRMFLDVDDATLHDLKDAILFLNIRSLIPLINQALANRKIKANSKEYICDTERFKIKSNISQEEEPEVRCENTWHFDKSKTL from the coding sequence ATGTCACCGTCATCGTCATGGTCAAGGACAGTCGTTTTGATGAGCTCCGACGGAGAAACGTTTGAGATTTACGAAGCAGAGGCACAGCCATTACTAGCAATAAAAAATTTGATAAAACCCGATTGCAATAAAACCTGCATCTCTATCGCCGATGTCACCAGAAACACCCTCGCCATGATCATCAACTACTGCCGGATGCACGCCGAATTCGCCGACAACGATGACCTTCTAACGTCGTTCGACAGGATGTTCCTTGACGTAGATGATGCGACTCTACATGATCTGAAAGAcgccattttatttctgaatatcCGGAGCTTGATTCCTTTGATAAATCAAGCTCTCGCTAACAGGAAAATCAAGGCTAACTCTAAGGAATACATCTGCGATACTGAAAGATTCAAGATCAAGAGCAACATCTCGCAGGAGGAGGAACCGGAGGTCCGCTGTGAAAATACATGGCATTTTGATAAAAGTAAAACCTTATAG
- the LOC111889615 gene encoding uncharacterized protein LOC111889615, which translates to MSSGRSRGRGNQFPAGKSAGRWKQTNAGPPFEWKPKTKVALDESCVGASSCQKDDSSLSAEYTSEKMCNSVPKPDLTPQLQEESSSHPVKNPSSGIESENVKPIPDSSQKADNVSTEPKSVSTFDSNSKNSNHTYPIPLKSQKGMESQDGIAEKGKQTGDKGGKPEDTITNHVSSITRFDICPKKVKTGAVKLKPSLHSTNKEKRNQSKREAEGPKINILRSGMVLLKGYISSDDQVNIVKTCRDLGIREGGFYQPGYQDGAKLHLKMMCLGRNWDPQSSGYIDTRPIDNSKPPEIPEFFHDMVKRALQDSNAHIQKNKGKIIPFMLPDICIVNFYTKTGKLGLHQDKDESRESLNEGLPVVSFSVGETAEFLYGNDRDVEKAERVNLESGDVLIFGGESRHVFHGVPCIFPDTAPKSLLEATNMLPGRLNLTFRKY; encoded by the exons TGCTGGTAAATCAGCCGGTAGGTGGAAACAAACGAATGCTGGTCCTCCATTTGAGTGGAAACCGAAGACAAAG GTTGCATTAGATGAATCTTGTGTTGGTGCTTCCAGTTGTCAGAAGGATGATTCTTCACTTAGTGCCGAATATACTTCAGAGAAAATGTGTAATTCAGTTCCTAAACCAGATTTAACTCCTCAATTACAAGAGGAATCTTCATCCCATCCTGTCAAAAATCCATCTTCTGGTATAGAGTCAGAGAACGTCAAGCCAATCCCAGATTCAAGTCAGAAAGCAGATAATGTTTCAACAGAACCAAAATCTGTATCCACCTTTGATTCTAATTCAAAGAATTCAAATCATACGTATCCAATCCCATTAAAAAGCCAGAAAGGAATGGAATCACAGGATGGAATTGCTGAGAAGGGAAAGCAAACTGGGGATAAAGGTGGAAAACCAGAGGATACTATTACTAACCATGTTTCTTCTATAACACGATTTGACATCTGTCCAAAGAAGGTTAAAACTGGAGCTGTAAAGCTAAAACCTTCACTACATTCAACAAACAAAGAAAAAAGAAATCAATCTAAACGCGAAGCAGAAGGGCCAAAAATCAACATATTGAGGTCTGGAATGGTACTCTTGAAAGGCTATATTTCTTCCGATGATCAG GTGAACATAGTAAAAACTTGCAGGGACTTAGGTATAAGAGAAGGAGGTTTTTATCAACCTGGGTATCAAGATGGAGCAAAACTGCATTTAAAAATGATGTGTCTTGGTAGGAATTGGGATCCTCAGAGTAGTGGATACATTGATACAAGACCAATTGATAATTCAAAGCCTCCAGAAATTCCTGAATTTTTTCATGATATGGTGAAAAGAGCATTACAAGATTCAAATGCTCATATTCAAAAAAACAAAGGAAAAATCATTCCTTTCATGTTACCTGATATCTGCATTGTCAATTTCTACACAAAAACCGGAAAGCTTGGTCTTCATCAG GACAAAGATGAAAGCAGAGAGAGTTTGAATGAAGGGTTACCTGTTGTGTCATTTTCAGTAGGGGAAACTGCAGAGTTTTTATATGGAAATGATAGGGATGTTGAGAAAGCAGAAAGGGTAAATTTGGAATCTGGAGATGTTTTGATATTTGGAGGGGAATCAAGACATGTATTTCATGGCGTCCCTTGTATTTTTCCTGATACTGCTCCTAAATCGCTTCTTGAAGCAACAAATATGCTCCCAGGTCGATTGAATCTTACTTTTAGAAAGTATTAA